In Bacteroidales bacterium, a single genomic region encodes these proteins:
- a CDS encoding type III pantothenate kinase, with translation MNLIIDIGNTNTKFAVFNGSDKKTVFRSKEFSCEKLEKKLAPFKIEKAIISSVRDTPEYIFDLLTVNIPKVHILTSRTKLPFKIEYETPDTLGPDRIAAVAGAFNVFPGENVLVIDAGTALTFEFLTKSIYKGGNISPGLQMRFRALHKFTGKLPLVSATEKYTFPGRNTSDAIAAGVITGVTYEINEYIRTFEKKHTEFKVILTGGDSGYLKDKIDYPVTYLPDIVIDGLNYILEYNAK, from the coding sequence ATGAACCTTATAATAGATATTGGAAATACCAATACAAAATTTGCTGTATTCAACGGATCTGATAAAAAAACTGTTTTCAGGTCGAAAGAATTTAGCTGTGAAAAGCTTGAAAAGAAGCTGGCTCCCTTTAAAATCGAAAAAGCGATAATCTCTTCGGTAAGAGACACTCCTGAGTATATTTTTGATCTTCTAACTGTTAATATTCCCAAAGTACATATACTTACATCCAGAACAAAGCTCCCATTTAAGATTGAATATGAGACACCTGACACACTTGGTCCTGACAGGATTGCCGCTGTTGCAGGAGCATTTAATGTATTCCCGGGTGAGAATGTTCTTGTTATTGATGCAGGTACTGCTCTGACATTTGAGTTCCTTACAAAGAGTATTTATAAGGGAGGAAATATCTCTCCCGGTCTTCAAATGAGGTTCAGGGCATTGCACAAATTTACAGGCAAACTACCATTGGTTTCTGCCACTGAAAAATATACATTTCCAGGCCGTAATACCTCAGATGCAATTGCTGCAGGAGTTATTACAGGGGTGACATATGAAATAAATGAGTATATTCGCACGTTTGAGAAAAAGCATACTGAATTTAAAGTAATACTTACAGGCGGCGACAGCGGATATCTTAAAGACAAAATTGACTATCCTGTCACATATTTGCCTGATATTGTGATTGATGGTTTAAATTATATTTTAGAATACAATGCGAAATAA